In one window of Acidobacteriota bacterium DNA:
- the mtnA gene encoding S-methyl-5-thioribose-1-phosphate isomerase, with translation MTFKTIEWTENGVVMIDQRALPAREAYLTLKTPEEIADAIKKMAIRGAPAIGVAAAMGIALGAKNFTSLPPDEFKSKVEALFPLFASTRPTAVNLFWAIKRMKNLFEEKIASSPDRIAALMVLEAHAIMEEDIHANRRIGEFGSTLIPSEASVLTHCNAGALATAGHGTALGVIRTAVGKGKKVRVFADETRPFLQGARLTAWELIKDGIPVTLITDNMAGYMMNLGEIDLVIVGADRVAANGDLANKIGTYSLSILAKEHGIPFYVAAPVSTIDMSIDSGKGIPIEERNREEITHFHSIPVAPERVHVRNPAFDVTPHANVTAIITERGIARPPYRLALNEITGSRS, from the coding sequence GTGACCTTCAAGACCATAGAGTGGACGGAGAACGGCGTCGTGATGATCGATCAAAGAGCCCTCCCGGCCAGGGAGGCTTATCTGACACTCAAGACGCCGGAAGAGATCGCCGATGCCATAAAGAAGATGGCGATCAGGGGGGCGCCAGCCATAGGAGTGGCCGCTGCCATGGGGATCGCCCTGGGTGCAAAGAATTTCACTTCGTTGCCTCCGGATGAATTCAAGAGTAAAGTGGAAGCCCTCTTTCCGCTCTTTGCTTCGACAAGACCGACAGCAGTCAATCTCTTCTGGGCCATCAAGAGGATGAAGAATCTCTTTGAGGAAAAGATAGCATCTTCGCCGGATAGGATCGCGGCTCTCATGGTTCTGGAGGCACATGCAATCATGGAGGAAGATATCCACGCTAACCGAAGAATCGGAGAGTTTGGCTCCACACTTATCCCTTCGGAGGCGTCCGTCCTGACGCACTGCAATGCGGGAGCTCTTGCCACGGCCGGGCATGGCACTGCTCTGGGCGTGATAAGAACGGCAGTAGGGAAGGGAAAGAAGGTAAGGGTCTTTGCAGATGAAACCAGGCCTTTCCTTCAAGGTGCGCGTCTGACCGCCTGGGAACTCATAAAGGATGGGATACCCGTGACTCTGATCACCGATAACATGGCCGGCTACATGATGAACCTGGGAGAAATCGATCTCGTCATCGTCGGTGCGGACCGCGTTGCCGCCAATGGCGACCTGGCGAATAAGATCGGAACCTATTCCCTTTCCATTCTGGCAAAAGAGCATGGCATCCCCTTCTACGTGGCGGCTCCAGTTTCAACCATTGATATGTCTATCGATTCAGGAAAGGGGATTCCGATCGAGGAAAGAAATAGAGAGGAGATCACGCACTTTCATTCCATCCCTGTAGCCCCCGAGAGAGTGCATGTGAGAAATCCTGCCTTTGACGTGACTCCTCACGCCAATGTCACAGCCATCATCACGGAAAGAGGGATTGCACGCCCCCCATACAGGCTTGCCCTGAACGAGATCACTGGCTCCAGGTCATGA